A portion of the Oxynema aestuarii AP17 genome contains these proteins:
- a CDS encoding CHASE2 domain-containing protein, producing MSRIAILKIRSGDFNVGFDVSLQILRQGGSLLAEIEGRLPPQPNLDGFYVSWQTRFRSLNSSYRRSRQFKTAEDGWEIDESTPTNRAIGNEIEACKQLTKTLEREMKNWLQDSARGQWQKIRERLLREFANRSDPIDLTIDARDPKLWKLPWHVWDLLEDYPDVGISYTFPEFDRPSQILATHKKENKVRILAIFGDDSELDLEVDRQLISELKEANVEFLNAPRPQTVIERLRDPQGWDVFFFAGHSDSEKDDGRIYLNESENLEIDEFKNALKEAIARGLKIAIFNSCDGLGFTRKLADLHLPVAIVMQEEVPDRVAQAFLKEFLAEYATGTSLVRAVRRSQERLEAFRELPGCTWLPALYQNLGTTLPTWETLRDRSPRDRPAIAQQLRRVALISLAIGLSAIASRHFGTLQSLELASFDLLMRNRAIEAPDDRLAIVALTEEDLQFQDRMGWQREAKSLSDLALYKLLEKLQTYRPRVIALDLYRDFPTDPDIPELKQHFNRPNFIGTCLVGGTRDRPIGIAPPPEIESNGRLGFSNFPQDANGVIRRQFLGMSPDNTCPTSQSLSLTVALAYLRSENITNIGFNSNNELEIGSVIFPKLTAETGGYQLPRSEAQGYQVLLNYRAAEAIAPQVTLQQILEGRIDDRLPELVTDKIVLIGTIAQTYQDWHLTPYSKGQWPQKMPGAIVHAHGISQIVSAVVDKRPLINTWPDEIEMLWVLSWCFLGGILILLVVEIYPLSTKERWNSFQIIAIGFFSTAGAIAVLSALSFLLFELGLWVPIVPASLGLLLTSGGIIISYFCLNDKS from the coding sequence ATGAGCCGTATTGCAATTCTTAAAATTCGATCGGGTGACTTCAATGTTGGTTTCGATGTTTCGCTACAAATTTTGCGCCAAGGGGGTTCTCTTTTGGCGGAAATTGAAGGGCGTTTGCCGCCACAACCCAATTTAGACGGATTTTATGTGAGTTGGCAAACTCGTTTTAGAAGTCTGAATAGTTCTTATCGGCGATCGCGGCAATTTAAAACTGCCGAGGATGGCTGGGAAATTGATGAAAGTACGCCTACAAATCGGGCGATCGGCAACGAGATTGAAGCGTGCAAGCAGCTAACAAAAACCTTAGAAAGGGAAATGAAAAACTGGCTGCAAGATTCTGCACGAGGCCAGTGGCAAAAGATTCGAGAACGATTGTTGCGTGAATTTGCCAATCGTAGCGATCCGATTGACTTAACTATCGACGCTAGAGATCCAAAGCTTTGGAAACTGCCGTGGCACGTTTGGGATTTACTCGAAGATTATCCAGACGTTGGCATCAGTTACACGTTTCCGGAGTTCGATCGCCCCAGTCAAATTTTAGCGACCCATAAAAAAGAAAATAAAGTTAGAATTTTGGCGATCTTCGGCGACGACTCCGAATTGGATTTAGAGGTCGATCGCCAGCTTATTTCAGAATTAAAAGAAGCGAACGTCGAATTTTTGAACGCACCGCGACCGCAAACCGTTATCGAACGATTGCGCGATCCTCAAGGCTGGGATGTATTCTTTTTTGCCGGACATAGCGACAGCGAAAAAGATGACGGTCGTATTTATCTCAACGAATCCGAAAATTTAGAAATTGATGAGTTTAAAAATGCCTTAAAAGAGGCGATCGCCCGAGGGTTGAAAATTGCAATTTTTAATTCTTGTGACGGATTGGGATTTACCCGCAAACTCGCCGATTTACATCTTCCCGTAGCGATCGTCATGCAAGAAGAAGTTCCCGATCGAGTCGCTCAAGCTTTTTTAAAAGAATTTCTCGCCGAATATGCGACGGGAACCTCGTTAGTGAGAGCCGTTCGGCGATCGCAAGAACGCTTAGAAGCTTTTCGGGAGTTACCCGGTTGCACTTGGTTACCTGCTCTCTATCAAAATCTCGGTACGACCCTACCGACTTGGGAAACATTACGCGATCGATCGCCCCGCGATCGACCCGCGATCGCCCAACAACTGCGCCGAGTTGCCCTCATCAGTCTCGCCATCGGTTTGAGTGCGATCGCCAGTCGCCATTTCGGGACTTTGCAATCCCTCGAATTAGCCAGTTTCGACCTCCTGATGCGAAATCGGGCGATCGAAGCCCCGGACGATCGCCTTGCGATCGTCGCCCTCACTGAAGAAGATTTACAATTTCAAGACCGCATGGGTTGGCAACGAGAAGCCAAATCTCTCAGCGATCTGGCTTTGTACAAATTATTAGAAAAATTACAAACTTACCGACCGAGAGTTATCGCTTTAGACCTCTATCGCGACTTTCCCACAGATCCGGACATTCCCGAATTAAAACAACACTTTAATCGTCCTAATTTTATCGGGACTTGTCTGGTCGGCGGCACCCGCGATCGCCCGATTGGCATTGCGCCACCGCCCGAAATTGAAAGTAACGGACGCTTGGGATTTAGTAACTTTCCCCAAGATGCGAATGGCGTGATTCGCCGCCAATTTTTAGGGATGAGTCCCGATAATACTTGTCCGACCAGCCAATCCTTGAGTTTGACCGTAGCCTTGGCTTATTTGCGATCGGAAAATATTACGAATATCGGGTTTAATTCCAACAATGAATTAGAAATTGGTTCGGTCATATTTCCTAAGTTGACTGCTGAAACGGGAGGCTATCAGTTACCGAGGAGTGAAGCTCAAGGCTATCAAGTTTTATTAAATTATCGCGCCGCAGAAGCGATCGCCCCCCAAGTAACTTTACAACAAATTTTAGAAGGGAGAATTGACGATCGCTTACCCGAGTTAGTTACGGATAAAATTGTTTTAATTGGCACGATAGCCCAAACTTATCAAGACTGGCATTTAACCCCTTACAGTAAGGGGCAGTGGCCGCAAAAAATGCCCGGGGCGATCGTTCACGCTCACGGTATCAGCCAGATTGTGAGTGCTGTTGTCGACAAGAGACCGTTAATAAATACGTGGCCGGATGAAATAGAAATGCTTTGGGTTTTGAGTTGGTGTTTCCTCGGTGGAATCTTGATTTTGTTAGTCGTTGAAATTTACCCCCTTTCAACAAAAGAGCGCTGGAATTCTTTTCAGATTATTGCGATCGGCTTTTTCAGTACAGCCGGGGCGATCGCCGTTTTATCTGCCTTATCTTTTTTGCTATTTGAGTTAGGTTTGTGGGTTCCGATCGTCCCGGCAAGTTTGGGACTATTGTTGACTTCTGGCGGAATTATTATATCTTATTTTTGTTTGAATGATAAGAGTTAA
- a CDS encoding trifunctional serine/threonine-protein kinase/ATP-binding protein/sensor histidine kinase encodes MSAITATFPGYVLRERLYRSARIEVYRGIRESDNQPVIVKLTHGEYPTFNELVQFRNQYALAKRLHFPGVIQTYSLENYRNGYALVMEDIGAISLKEYVGDRAIELDEFFPIAIALAKTLDGLYQARVIHKDIKPANIIIEPQTKTVKLIDFSIASLLPRETQVIHNPNVLEGTLAYLAPEQTGRMNRGIDYRTDFYSLGVTLFELLSARLPFPTDDAIELVHCHIAQTPPFLSDLDADIPFMVSAIVNKLMAKNAEDRYQSASGLLFDLQKCWQQWQEQRKIDPFELGTQDRCDRFTIPEKLYGREIPIQQLLKIFDTVAEGATKLVKIEGFSGIGKTAVVNEVHKPIVRQRGYFIKGKFDQFQRNIPFSAFVQAFRELTAQLLNETPENLETWKSKILEALGNNGQAIVEAIPELALLIGEQPAIAELSGTAAQNRFNRLFHKFIEVFATADHPLVIFLDDLQWADLASLNLMKLLMSETNSGYLLLIGAYRDNEVYPTHPLMLALQELEKAQASIDSIHLGPLSPEDINCLVADTLKCSVEIARPLSKLVDRKTEGNPFFTTQFLKALHEAGAIAFNSTANYWECDLNKTRSLALTDDVVDFMAAQLQKLPESTQDVLKKAACIGNTFDLETLALICESSQAQTADRLWFALQEGAIVPVSELYKFFQHTSENGSSSEELASQIHNITYKFLHDRIQQAAYRLIPDSQKPLTHLRIGQILLEKISPEQRESKIFELVNQLNTGAELIRDSQKKIELAELNLMAGQTAKAATAYAAALQYFQQGIALLEIEGWDRHYPLMQSLYQAATEAAYGSTDFEAVETLGNEAIARAEHPVDIIKIYETKIQAKAAQNQQIDALKMALLVLDKLGIPFPENPTRTDIQEALEQTKSTLGDRPPKSLVNAPLMRGERQRAAMRILSSLIGTAYQAAPQFLPLFACQMVKLSMEQGNAPESVYGYATYGLMLCGIFGDIETGYQFGELASELLNRLDTAQLKGRTLMVVNTNIKHWKDPARETLQPLLQAYSAALEMGDLEYGATSLYVYNMVLATIGSDLSEVEREMLFYELELKRLKQTSLLYYHQIDLQAVLNLRGKAERVCELVGSVYNEIESIPLHESANDRAALVRAYFKKMMLCYLFDEAERAEVYATQTEAYLDGITGTILVPTFYFYDSLIRLALCETGDRPRREALLQKVAENRQKLEKWADFAPMNYAHKWELVEAEYYRIVGDRIAAMEAYDRAIAAAKQNEYLSEEALANELAARFYLNWQKEKIAKVYLIEAYYGYSRWGAKAKVDRLENKYEQLLRPILYQLQSHLGFYPGLTNADSTSISLHHLLTNSISSSTSLSQALDFSSILKASQTLSGEIELESLVAKLMQVVLENAGASKSALLLESKGRLQLTAIASTVSMGAVEVCQNFSSSDDLSIPFTLINYVFRTGETLVFDSVNHQIQFATDPYLIEYQPESILCVCLIDRAKFIGVLYLENECCRSAFTRDRIEVLKVLCTQAAISIENARLYGHLQRSEAREREKAQALEQSLQELQQAQLQLVQSEKMATLGNLVAGVGHEINNPTSFIAGNLTHAREYLQDLSEHLQLYRQHFPNPGDEIAEDADNIDIDYLLEDFPQLLASMQVGVDRIRTISSSLRTFSRADTSDRVDFNIHKGIDSALLILKYRLKGNSDRPAIDIVRDYGNLPELKCFPGQLNQVFMNILANAIDVLDEAVRVRGPEKLELYPPQIIIRTEVDGDREAIAIHFKDNGLGMSNEVKAHIFDHLFTTKEVGKGTGLGLSISRQIIEEKHGGQLTCFSTLGEGTEFVIELPQLN; translated from the coding sequence ATGAGTGCCATCACTGCTACCTTTCCCGGTTATGTCTTACGCGAACGGCTCTATCGCAGCGCCAGAATTGAAGTTTACCGAGGCATCCGCGAATCGGATAACCAACCCGTTATCGTCAAACTGACCCACGGCGAATATCCTACCTTTAACGAATTAGTTCAATTTCGCAATCAATACGCTCTCGCTAAAAGGCTTCATTTTCCGGGAGTCATCCAAACCTACAGTTTGGAAAATTACCGGAATGGTTATGCGTTAGTGATGGAAGATATCGGTGCCATATCACTTAAAGAATATGTCGGCGATCGCGCGATCGAGCTGGACGAATTTTTTCCGATCGCGATCGCCTTAGCGAAAACCTTAGACGGACTTTATCAAGCGAGAGTCATCCATAAAGATATCAAACCCGCCAATATTATCATCGAACCGCAAACAAAAACCGTCAAACTCATTGACTTTAGTATTGCCTCTTTATTACCCCGAGAAACCCAAGTTATTCACAATCCGAACGTCCTCGAAGGAACCCTCGCTTATCTCGCTCCCGAACAAACCGGACGCATGAATCGGGGAATCGATTATCGCACGGATTTTTACTCGTTAGGAGTAACTCTTTTCGAGTTATTGAGCGCTCGATTACCCTTCCCTACAGACGACGCGATCGAATTAGTTCACTGTCACATTGCTCAAACACCACCCTTTCTCAGCGATCTCGATGCTGACATTCCCTTCATGGTATCGGCGATCGTCAATAAATTAATGGCTAAAAATGCCGAAGATCGCTACCAAAGTGCGAGTGGATTGCTGTTTGACTTGCAGAAATGTTGGCAACAATGGCAAGAACAAAGAAAAATCGATCCCTTTGAACTGGGAACACAAGATCGGTGCGATCGCTTCACAATTCCCGAGAAACTCTACGGACGAGAAATACCGATTCAACAGCTCTTAAAAATCTTCGATACTGTAGCTGAGGGAGCCACAAAACTTGTTAAAATAGAAGGGTTTTCCGGTATTGGTAAAACCGCCGTCGTTAACGAAGTTCACAAACCGATCGTCCGACAACGCGGTTATTTTATTAAAGGGAAATTCGATCAATTTCAACGAAATATTCCCTTTTCTGCCTTCGTCCAAGCCTTTCGCGAACTGACCGCCCAACTGCTCAACGAAACCCCGGAAAACTTAGAAACCTGGAAATCAAAGATCTTAGAGGCTTTAGGGAATAACGGTCAGGCGATCGTCGAAGCGATTCCCGAACTAGCTTTGTTAATTGGAGAACAACCCGCGATCGCCGAATTGTCCGGAACTGCCGCCCAAAATCGGTTTAATCGATTATTTCACAAATTTATTGAAGTTTTCGCAACAGCAGATCATCCTTTAGTTATTTTTCTCGACGATTTACAATGGGCCGATTTAGCATCGCTCAATTTAATGAAATTATTAATGAGCGAAACCAACAGTGGATATTTGCTGTTAATCGGTGCGTATCGCGATAACGAAGTCTATCCCACTCACCCGTTAATGCTCGCCCTTCAAGAGCTAGAAAAAGCTCAAGCCTCTATTGACTCAATTCACTTAGGGCCACTCAGTCCGGAAGATATCAATTGTTTGGTGGCAGATACGCTTAAATGCTCGGTTGAAATTGCCCGTCCCCTCTCTAAATTAGTCGATCGCAAAACTGAAGGCAATCCCTTTTTTACCACGCAATTTCTCAAAGCTTTACATGAAGCAGGGGCGATCGCCTTTAACTCCACCGCCAATTATTGGGAATGCGATTTAAACAAAACGCGATCTCTCGCCCTCACCGATGATGTCGTCGATTTCATGGCCGCACAATTGCAAAAACTGCCAGAATCGACCCAAGATGTACTTAAAAAAGCAGCTTGTATCGGCAATACGTTTGACCTCGAAACCCTCGCGTTAATCTGCGAATCGTCACAAGCTCAAACCGCCGATCGCCTGTGGTTTGCCTTGCAAGAAGGGGCGATCGTTCCCGTGAGCGAACTGTACAAATTCTTTCAACACACATCGGAAAACGGCAGTTCAAGCGAGGAACTCGCAAGTCAAATTCACAACATTACTTACAAGTTTCTGCACGATCGCATTCAACAAGCTGCGTATCGTTTGATTCCGGATTCTCAAAAACCTTTAACCCATCTGAGAATTGGTCAAATCCTCTTAGAAAAAATCTCCCCCGAACAGCGAGAGTCAAAAATTTTCGAGTTAGTCAACCAGTTAAATACTGGAGCCGAATTAATTCGAGATTCGCAGAAAAAAATCGAACTGGCCGAATTAAACTTAATGGCAGGTCAAACCGCTAAAGCGGCTACAGCCTATGCTGCAGCCCTCCAATATTTTCAACAGGGAATTGCTTTATTAGAAATTGAAGGATGGGATCGTCACTATCCTTTAATGCAGTCTCTCTACCAAGCCGCTACCGAAGCCGCTTATGGAAGTACGGATTTCGAGGCAGTAGAAACCTTGGGGAACGAGGCGATCGCTCGGGCAGAACATCCCGTAGATATTATTAAAATCTACGAAACTAAAATTCAAGCAAAAGCCGCTCAAAACCAGCAAATAGATGCGTTAAAAATGGCTTTACTGGTTTTAGATAAATTGGGCATTCCTTTCCCCGAAAATCCGACCCGTACTGACATTCAAGAAGCCCTAGAACAGACGAAATCGACCTTGGGCGATCGCCCGCCTAAAAGTTTGGTTAATGCGCCACTGATGCGCGGAGAAAGACAAAGAGCGGCAATGCGAATCCTCTCTAGTTTAATCGGTACCGCCTATCAAGCTGCCCCTCAATTTTTGCCTTTGTTTGCTTGCCAAATGGTGAAATTATCCATGGAACAGGGAAACGCCCCCGAATCGGTCTATGGTTATGCAACTTATGGCTTAATGCTCTGTGGCATTTTTGGCGATATCGAAACAGGCTATCAGTTTGGAGAACTGGCCAGTGAGTTATTAAATCGTCTCGATACTGCCCAACTGAAAGGACGAACTTTGATGGTCGTCAATACCAATATCAAACATTGGAAAGACCCCGCTCGCGAAACTTTGCAACCTTTACTCCAAGCGTATTCCGCCGCATTGGAAATGGGCGATTTAGAATATGGGGCGACATCTCTTTACGTTTACAACATGGTTTTAGCTACCATTGGTTCGGACTTATCCGAAGTCGAACGAGAGATGTTATTTTACGAGCTAGAACTCAAGCGTCTCAAACAAACTTCTTTATTATATTACCATCAAATCGACCTACAAGCCGTCTTGAATTTGCGCGGAAAAGCCGAACGAGTTTGCGAATTAGTGGGGTCAGTTTATAACGAAATAGAAAGCATACCCCTGCACGAATCTGCCAACGATCGCGCTGCTTTGGTGAGAGCCTATTTCAAAAAAATGATGCTTTGTTATTTATTTGACGAAGCCGAACGCGCCGAAGTATATGCTACTCAAACCGAAGCTTATTTAGATGGCATTACCGGAACAATTTTAGTTCCTACCTTCTATTTCTACGATTCTTTGATCCGTTTGGCTTTATGCGAAACGGGCGATCGCCCCCGACGGGAAGCCCTCTTACAAAAAGTTGCAGAAAATCGGCAAAAATTAGAAAAGTGGGCGGATTTTGCACCGATGAATTACGCCCATAAATGGGAATTGGTTGAAGCTGAATATTATCGTATTGTTGGCGATCGCATCGCGGCAATGGAGGCTTACGATCGCGCGATCGCCGCCGCCAAACAAAACGAATATCTCAGTGAAGAAGCCCTCGCCAACGAATTAGCTGCTCGCTTTTATTTAAACTGGCAAAAAGAAAAAATTGCCAAAGTTTATTTAATTGAAGCTTACTACGGTTACAGCCGTTGGGGCGCTAAAGCAAAAGTGGATCGCTTGGAAAACAAATACGAACAATTACTCAGGCCGATTTTATATCAACTCCAAAGTCATCTCGGTTTTTATCCCGGATTAACTAATGCAGATAGCACCTCTATTTCCCTACACCATTTACTCACAAACAGCATTTCGAGCAGCACGAGTTTATCTCAAGCATTAGATTTTTCCTCGATTCTCAAAGCATCACAAACCCTTTCCGGAGAAATCGAACTGGAGAGTTTGGTCGCTAAATTAATGCAAGTGGTTTTAGAAAATGCAGGAGCATCTAAATCCGCCCTCCTTTTAGAATCGAAAGGAAGATTACAACTAACTGCAATTGCTTCCACGGTCTCGATGGGAGCGGTGGAAGTGTGCCAAAATTTTTCATCCTCAGACGATCTCTCGATTCCGTTCACCTTAATTAATTACGTTTTTCGCACGGGAGAAACCCTCGTTTTCGACTCGGTCAACCATCAAATTCAATTTGCCACCGATCCCTATTTAATCGAATATCAACCGGAGAGCATTTTATGTGTTTGTTTGATCGATCGCGCTAAATTCATCGGGGTACTGTATTTAGAAAATGAGTGCTGTCGGAGTGCCTTTACGCGCGATCGCATCGAAGTGTTGAAAGTGTTATGTACTCAAGCGGCCATTTCAATTGAAAATGCTCGCCTTTACGGTCACTTACAGCGATCGGAAGCCAGAGAACGGGAGAAAGCGCAAGCGTTAGAACAATCTTTGCAGGAATTGCAACAAGCCCAACTCCAGCTCGTCCAAAGTGAAAAAATGGCAACCTTAGGCAATTTAGTGGCGGGGGTCGGACACGAAATTAACAACCCGACGAGCTTTATTGCAGGTAATCTCACCCACGCCCGGGAATATCTCCAAGATCTCAGCGAGCACTTGCAACTTTATCGGCAACATTTCCCCAATCCGGGGGATGAAATTGCTGAGGATGCCGATAATATCGACATCGATTATTTGCTCGAAGATTTTCCGCAATTACTCGCTTCGATGCAAGTTGGCGTCGATCGCATTCGCACGATTAGCAGTAGTTTGCGAACCTTTTCTCGGGCCGATACGAGCGATCGCGTTGACTTTAATATCCATAAAGGAATTGATAGTGCGTTGTTAATTCTCAAATATCGCCTCAAAGGCAATAGCGATCGTCCGGCAATCGACATCGTTCGCGACTACGGCAACTTACCCGAACTCAAATGTTTTCCCGGCCAGCTCAATCAAGTATTTATGAATATTCTGGCCAATGCAATCGATGTTTTAGACGAAGCCGTTCGAGTTCGCGGTCCGGAGAAGTTGGAATTATATCCACCGCAAATCATTATTCGTACTGAAGTGGATGGCGATCGTGAGGCGATCGCCATCCACTTCAAAGACAACGGTTTAGGCATGAGCAATGAGGTCAAAGCCCACATTTTCGACCACTTATTTACCACCAAAGAAGTCGGTAAAGGTACCGGATTAGGACTCTCAATTTCCCGACAAATCATCGAAGAAAAACACGGAGGTCAATTAACCTGTTTCTCGACCCTCGGCGAAGGTACCGAGTTTGTTATCGAACTGCCGCAATTGAACTAG
- a CDS encoding pre-peptidase C-terminal domain-containing protein, producing the protein MTGFRVTQEFLTNSRLELTKSIESTDVEFNQPLEITAYPLNDTLDLELRLTGNATGLPIPGDGTTRDTNGAGELETLTFANPQWGTTPYTVGVLNTEGTRGKFLLEANSENPDNDSAASAPQIGNLVGTQTYNGFVGRSDRTDWYNFRLPSDSQVSVQLTGLEDNADLELYESNGSTLILRSRNGGIGDESIDTTLDAGNYLVKVSSNDLTANLPDNEGASTKYSLNLTQESLDGGGGGGGVDPITGVPVYRFFNTFTGTHFYTANNNEAEFVRDNLTAYNYEGPSFAGANNGTPDSDPVYRFYNTFTGTHFYTISDTEAEFVRQNLPAYRDEGIAYQAFDTQEADAIPLYRFYNTVTGSHFYTPDATERDVVDRMLPAYNYEGVGYYVYDLEDVGDLSLA; encoded by the coding sequence ATGACTGGTTTTCGCGTAACCCAAGAATTCTTAACCAACTCGCGACTCGAACTGACCAAATCCATCGAATCGACCGACGTAGAATTCAATCAACCTTTAGAAATTACCGCCTATCCACTCAATGACACCCTCGATCTCGAATTGCGTTTGACCGGAAACGCCACCGGACTGCCGATTCCCGGCGACGGAACCACCCGCGACACCAATGGTGCAGGCGAACTCGAAACCCTTACCTTCGCCAACCCCCAATGGGGAACCACCCCTTACACTGTCGGCGTTCTCAACACCGAAGGAACCCGAGGGAAGTTTCTCTTAGAAGCCAATTCCGAAAACCCGGATAATGACAGCGCCGCCAGCGCCCCTCAAATTGGCAATTTAGTCGGCACTCAAACATATAACGGCTTTGTCGGTCGCAGCGATCGCACCGACTGGTACAACTTCCGCCTGCCCAGCGATAGCCAAGTGAGTGTACAATTAACGGGATTGGAAGATAACGCCGATCTGGAATTATACGAAAGCAATGGCTCGACATTGATCCTGCGATCGCGCAATGGCGGGATCGGCGACGAAAGCATCGACACCACTCTCGACGCGGGGAATTACCTCGTCAAAGTGTCCAGCAACGACCTCACCGCCAACCTCCCCGACAACGAAGGGGCTTCCACAAAATACAGCCTCAACCTGACCCAAGAATCCCTCGACGGCGGCGGTGGCGGCGGTGGCGTCGATCCGATTACCGGAGTCCCCGTCTATCGCTTCTTCAACACCTTTACCGGAACTCACTTTTATACCGCCAACAATAACGAGGCCGAGTTCGTCCGCGACAACCTGACCGCCTACAATTACGAAGGTCCCTCATTTGCAGGCGCCAACAACGGAACCCCGGACAGCGACCCGGTATATCGCTTCTACAATACTTTCACCGGAACTCACTTCTACACCATTTCCGACACCGAAGCCGAATTCGTCCGCCAAAATTTACCCGCCTATCGAGACGAAGGCATCGCCTATCAAGCTTTCGATACTCAAGAAGCCGATGCTATCCCGCTTTATCGCTTCTACAACACGGTCACGGGAAGCCACTTCTACACTCCCGACGCCACCGAACGCGATGTGGTCGATCGCATGTTACCCGCCTACAATTACGAAGGAGTCGGCTACTACGTTTACGATCTCGAAGATGTCGGCGATCTGAGTTTGGCGTAA
- a CDS encoding DUF1822 family protein, whose amino-acid sequence MNFSLNSQDLRLFEPEEIALEAEDFDRAVQVSQSVVSEARQWQVYLNVLGILALSRWVGDRAKLSLNLEKASVFEAAYAQTLDAVCNCELQGFKVCAIVAESYLDETVKIPRIAVDLARFAAHFYVAIEVLEESETAIVRGIVRGDRLLKYRESQGLQSQSDWTYHLPLSCFEVNPDRLLFYTRFLSPEAIALPAIEIGAIAAFAETELQPLLANPDRPLWQQLTWERGVALLSDLNSITLYYLELQKIYKAPSRGAIAAVTESFINLNQWLQGHFESGWESIESLFASPQVSFARGGRGEATSAPEAIASVIRLLGSDRPEETRCQAAGVLGEIGTGSPEAIAALTELLDTAREEETRWQAALSLGKIDPGNPRSGVRKARLVDLGLELAGVAIASIVAIVPKPDGRIAVSAQVQSTNSLTKLPPGLKLQVLSESGEVRLEAQARSDSAGRGIDNAIQRRFSPPPSSRFQIRIALGKVNVTETFSV is encoded by the coding sequence ATGAATTTTTCTCTAAACTCACAAGATTTACGGTTATTTGAGCCGGAGGAAATTGCTTTGGAAGCAGAAGATTTCGATCGCGCCGTGCAGGTCAGCCAGTCTGTTGTTAGCGAAGCAAGACAATGGCAAGTATATCTCAATGTTTTAGGGATTTTGGCGTTAAGTCGATGGGTCGGCGATCGAGCAAAACTCAGTCTCAATTTAGAAAAAGCTTCGGTGTTTGAAGCGGCTTATGCGCAAACTCTTGATGCAGTTTGTAATTGCGAACTCCAAGGATTTAAAGTTTGCGCGATCGTCGCCGAAAGTTATCTCGATGAAACGGTAAAAATACCCAGGATTGCTGTAGATCTTGCTCGATTTGCCGCTCATTTTTACGTTGCTATTGAAGTTTTAGAAGAAAGTGAAACTGCGATCGTCCGGGGGATTGTACGGGGCGATCGCCTGTTGAAATACCGAGAATCGCAAGGGTTGCAAAGTCAGTCAGATTGGACGTATCATTTACCGTTATCTTGTTTTGAAGTGAATCCCGATCGCCTATTATTTTATACTCGCTTTTTAAGTCCGGAGGCGATCGCCCTTCCCGCGATCGAGATCGGGGCGATCGCCGCGTTTGCCGAAACCGAATTGCAGCCTTTACTCGCAAACCCCGATCGCCCGTTGTGGCAGCAGTTAACCTGGGAACGAGGGGTGGCGTTATTGAGCGATCTCAATAGCATAACTTTGTACTATTTGGAGTTACAAAAAATATACAAAGCACCCTCACGAGGGGCGATCGCTGCCGTCACCGAATCTTTTATTAACTTAAATCAGTGGTTGCAAGGTCATTTTGAAAGCGGTTGGGAAAGTATAGAATCGTTATTCGCATCGCCGCAAGTGAGTTTTGCGCGGGGGGGACGGGGAGAAGCAACCAGCGCCCCCGAGGCGATCGCCTCCGTGATTCGGCTGTTAGGGAGCGATCGCCCGGAAGAAACGCGCTGTCAGGCGGCGGGAGTTTTGGGCGAAATCGGGACGGGTTCCCCGGAGGCGATCGCCGCCCTCACCGAGCTCCTGGACACCGCACGGGAAGAGGAAACCCGGTGGCAAGCGGCCCTCAGTTTGGGCAAAATCGACCCCGGCAACCCGCGATCGGGGGTTCGCAAAGCCCGTTTGGTCGATTTGGGCTTGGAATTAGCAGGAGTGGCGATCGCCTCGATCGTGGCGATCGTTCCCAAACCCGACGGCAGGATCGCCGTATCCGCACAAGTGCAGTCAACTAATAGTCTCACAAAACTCCCTCCCGGTCTCAAGTTACAAGTTCTCTCCGAATCGGGCGAAGTCCGTCTCGAAGCACAAGCCCGCAGCGACAGCGCAGGTCGGGGCATCGACAACGCCATTCAACGCCGTTTCAGCCCCCCTCCCAGCAGTCGGTTCCAGATTCGTATCGCTTTAGGAAAAGTGAATGTGACGGAAACGTTTTCCGTTTAA